The following are from one region of the Trichoderma breve strain T069 chromosome 5, whole genome shotgun sequence genome:
- a CDS encoding type I phosphodiesterase / nucleotide pyrophosphatase domain-containing protein, with amino-acid sequence MSINLLDTSTAKGDRDNSSLLSPIAYDDDASSINSRDQDTDSEDDALQQRARNSRELLAHDRIVLMEEEELDQLVTDSRRKQELVRRGSALALPLPNPFRSLGRKSSLGSMSTAGSSNENIVSEKRLAQNQKQKRRERRETKRKRIMEEAQHGEDGELMYEMEEGGMKEGSSTGDSSESDEYDRRNLNAFAQAKSQRGRSWRRWLFIHSLIAIGFAILVLAAWKLSKGRKSNFKMHLTSNGTALFAPTTIIISLDGFRADFLQRGLTPRLNAFVKEGVSPKWMHPSFPSVTFPNHYTLATGLYPEAHGIVGNTFWDPELKAEFHYTDPARSLDPKWWGGEPFWVTAEKQGIRSAIHMWPGSEAHVLHLEPTFVDKYNGKESLDKKVSRILGWLDLPGRESGSVEAQGLRPQLIAAYVPNVDSDGHKYGPNSTEIRSTIERVDTMMDQLFKGLDARNLTHIVNVIVVSDHGMATTDTTRLLQLEDLVDTSKIEHIDGWPLYGLRPKNLDDLQGLYDGLVEKAKSNPNFEVYLRDVNMPERYHFSQNDRIAPLWIVPKTGWAIVTKEEFDVEKAKKEGLVYHPRGLHGYDHEHPLMRAIFIARGPAFPHPANSQVDVFQNIEVYNLLCDSLGLKPKPNNGTLRLPLKPIGTHKAEDEPEVPVDPAVKTQDIQRPSVPPEPTTSSSSSALSSSSSASISSSTSTSVTSHTTTSEAVVTPTEKPSDDNKGDENDDDDEGSDGLKGIWDWLSNEIDKVWHKITDGSGSS; translated from the exons ATGTCGATCAATCTCCTCGACACAAGCACGGCAAAGGGGGATCGCGACAACTCGTCGCTGCTGTCCCCGATCGCATACGACGATGACGCGTCATCCATTAACAGCCGAGACCAAGACACCGACAGCGAGGACGAtgcgctgcagcagcgcgCCAGGAACAGCCGCGAGCTGCTGGCCCATGACCGCATCGTattgatggaggaggaggagttggaCCAGCTGGTGACGGACTCAAGGCGCAAACAGGAGCTGGTGCGCCGCGGGTCGGCTCTggcgctgccgctgccgaatCCCTTTAGGAGTCTGGGGCGAAAGTCGAGTCTGGGGAGCATGTCGACTGCGGGCAGCTCGAACGAGAACATTGTGTCTGAAAAGAGATTGGCGCAGAatcagaagcagaagaggcGGGAAAGGAGGGAGACtaagaggaagaggatcaTGGAGGAGGCTCAGCatggcgaagatggcgaacTCATGtacgagatggaggagggcggcATGAAGGAAGGCAGCTCCACCGGCGACAGCAGCGAGAGCGACGAGTACGACCGCCGCAACCTTAATGCGTTTGCTCAAGCAAAGTCACAGCGTGGACGGAGCTGGCGCCGCTGGCTGTTTATACACTCGCTGATCGCCATCGGATTCGCAATCCTGGTTCTGGCCGCCTGGAAGCTGTCAAAGGGTCGCAAGTCCAATTTCAAGATGCACCTCACCAGCAACGGCACCGCCTTGTTTGCGCCAActaccatcatcatcagcctcgacGGCTTCCGCGCCGACTTTTTGCAGCGGGGACTGACGCCAAGGCTCAACGCCTTTGTGAAGGAGGGCGTCTCCCCCAAGTGGATGCACCCATCGTTCCCCTCCGTCACCTTTCCTAACCACTATACGCTCGCCACCGGTCTATATCCCGAGGCCCATGGTATCGTGGGCAACACATTTTGGGATCCCGAGTTGAAGGCCGAGTTCCATTACACCGATCCTGCTCGGAGCTTGGACCCCAAGTGGTGGGGTGGCGAGCCGTTTTGGGTGACGGCTGAGAAGCAGGGCATTCGAAGTGCGATTCACATGTGGCCAGGCAGCGAAGCACATGTTCTGCACCTGGAGCCTACCTTTGTCGACAAGTACAATGGCAAGGAGAGTCTAGACAAGAAGGTTTCGCGGATTCTTGGTTGGCTGGACCTGCCCGGAAGAGAGAGCGGATCTGTCGAGGCTCAAGGCTTGCGACCACAGCTGATTGCTGCGTACGTTCCCAACGTCGATAGCGATGGTCACAAGTACGGACCAAACAGCACGGAGATTCGATCTACCATCGAAAGGGTAGATACTATGATGGACCAGCTCTTCAAGGGGCTCGACGCACGAAACCTGACACACATCGTCAATGTCATTGTCGTGTCTGACCATGGTATGGCTACGACAGATACAACTCgactgctgcagctggaggatCTCGTCGACACCTCCAAGATTGAGCACATTGACGGCTGGCCTCTATATGGGCTTCGACCCAAGAACCTCGATGACCTGCAAGGTTTGTACGACGGCCTGGTAGAAAAGGCTAAGTCAAATCCCAACTTTGAAGTTTACCTCCGTGATGTGAACATGCCAGAGCGTTATCACTTTTCTCAAAACGACCGCATCGCTCCGCTCTGGATTGTCCCCAAGACTGGCTGGGCCATTGTCACTAAGGAGGAATTCGATGTcgagaaggcgaagaaggagggGCTCGTGTATCATCCTCGCGGCTTGCACGGATATGATCACGAGCACCCTCTTATGAgagccatcttcatcgctaGAGGCCCTGCGTTTCCTCACCCGGCGAATAGCCAAGTTGATGTATTCC AGAATATTGAGGTGTACAACTTGTTGTGCGACTCGTTGGGGCTGAAGCCTAAGCCTAACAATGGAACTTTGCGGCTGCCTCTGAAGCCGATTGGTACTCACAAGGCTGAAGATGAGCCTGAAGTACCCGTTGATCCC GCTGTAAAGACTCAGGATATTCAACGCCCTTCAGTGCCCCCTGAGCCcaccacttcttcttcttcttctgctctgtcgtcatcgtcctctgcATCTATATCATCGAGTACATCGACATCTGTAACGTCTCACACTACTACAAGCGAGGCAGTAGTGACTCCCACGGAGAAGCCTAGTGACGACAACAAGGGAGATGAaaacgacgatgacgacgaggggTCTGATGGGCTAAAGGGTATCTGGGACTGGTTATCCAATGAAATAGACAAAGTCTGGCACAAGATTACTGACGGATCCGGATCGAGCTGA
- a CDS encoding glycosyl hydrolase family 76 domain-containing protein, producing the protein MSSLLGRLAVGLLLAAGQLTTAYDLDPDSPDSVKSVSKDMAADLVSFYNGNQPGNTPGLLPDPYYWWEAGAMMGTLIDYWYYTGDDTYNDLTSQALLFQVGETNDYMPRNQTRTEGNDDQGFWGLSVMSAAEYKFPDPPADQPQWLALAQAVFNTQAARWDTEHCNGGLRWQIFTWNNGYDYKNSISQACFFALGARLALYTGNQSYADWADKTWDWMIATKLINTKNWAVYDGAGIETNCTVLTPYQFSYNVGGMILGAAAMYNMTESQTWKTRLDNLLEGSKVFFTGPNNNIMSEVACESVNTCNVDEHSFKAYLTRWLTMMIKWAPHTYDVIHPYLRASSVAAAKQCKGGANKRMCGLIWYDGKYDNTTGVGQQMAALEITMSNLILNSSSPVTADTGGTSVGDPGGGGDDIGRNQPKGPDYKPITGADKFGAAVLTLLAIATVVVAMGFIFLDETSPQGPVAQFKGFWSSASAAITTLAAGGGFAAAAAAGRRRSNKEKGIRINEKSILNNGESESSSKNPFSEPVMVTPDSIRHSVVSQRRLSNMPIGWPHNPSVRNSVVVAESSAAASSEDQRQR; encoded by the exons ATTCTGTCAAGTCGGTATCAAAGGACATGGCCGCGGATTTGGTGTCATTCTACAACGGCAACCAGCCCGGCAATACCCCTGGGCTTCTTCCCGATCCATACTATT GGTGGGAGGCTGGTGCCATGATGGGGACGCTTATCGACTACTGGTATTATACCGGCGACGATACATACAACGACCTAACTTCACAAGCACTCCTTTTTCAAGTCGGCGAGACCAACGACTATATGCCGAGAAACCAAACTCGAACCGAGGGAAACGACGACCAAGGCTTTTGGGGTCTCTCCGTCATGTCGGCTGCCGAATACAAGTTTCCGGATCCGCCCGCTGATCAGCCACAATGGCTGGCGCTCGCTCAAGCTGTCTTCAACACACAAGCCGCTCGATGGGATACAGAGCACTGTAATGGTGGCCTGCGCTGGCAAATCTTTACGTGGAACAATGGCTATGACTACAAG AACTCAATTTCACAAGCATGCTTCTTCGCTCTCGGTGCGAGGTTAGCTCTGTATACTGGTAACCAGAGCTACGCTGACTGGGCTGACAAGACGTGGGATTGGATGATTGCCACAAagctcatcaacaccaagaacTGGGCCGTCTATGACGGCGCCGGCATTGAAACCAACTGCACTGTTCTTACCCCTTATCAATTCTCTTACAACGTCGGAGGCATGATTCTcggtgccgccgccatgTACAACATGACGGAGTCGCAGACGTGGAAGACCCGCTtggacaatctccttgagggCAGTAAGGTGTTCTTCACAGGacccaacaacaacatcatgtCCGAAGTCGCTTGTGAATCGGTCAACACTTGCAACGTTGATGAGCATTCGTTCAAGGCTTATTTGACGCGCTGGCTAACAATGATGATTAAATGGGCGCCTCATACGTACGATGTTATCCATCCATACCTACGGGCGTCTTCGGTTGCCGCGGCGAAGCAATGCAAGGGCGGCGCGAATAAGCGGATGTGTGGCCTCATCTGGTACGATGGCAAATACGACAATACGACTGGAGTCGGACAGCAGATGGCAGCCCTCGAGATCACCATGTCCAACTTGATTCTAAATAGCAGTTCTCCGGTGACTGCAGACACTGGAGGCACCAGTGTTGGAGATCccggtggcggcggtgatgacATTGGTCGAAACCAGCCAAAAGGGCCAGACTATAAACCCATTACCGGCGCTGATAAGTTTGGTGCCGCTGTCCTAACACTGCTAGCTATTGCTACCGTGGTTGTGGCCATGGGTTTCATTTTCCTCGATGAGACATCCCCTCAAGGGCCTGTGGCTCAATTCAAAGGATTCTGgtcttctgcctctgcgGCCATCACCACTCTTGCTGCGGGTGGAGGATTtgctgcagccgctgccgccggtagaaggagaagcaacaaggaaaagggaatCAGGATCAATGAAAAGTCAATCCTCAACAACGGCGAATCAGAGAGCAGCTCAAAGAATCCGTTCAGCGAACCGGTAATGGTGACCCCCGATTCGATCCGGCACAGTGTAGTAAGCCAACGGCGGCTATCAAACATGCCCATAGGTTGGCCACATAATCCGTCCGTCAGGAATAGCGTTGTTGTGGCCGAGTCGTCTGCGGCGGCATCTTCTGAAGATCAACGGCAGCGATAG